The Lutibacter sp. Hel_I_33_5 genome has a window encoding:
- a CDS encoding 3-hydroxyanthranilate 3,4-dioxygenase, producing MNLVQPLNFKKWIDENRHLLKPPVGNKQVWDNGEYIVMVVGGPNSRKDYHYNETPEFFYQVEGDMILKIIDDKGEQVDVEINEGDIYLLPGKVPHSPQRKENTVGLVIEYPRSEEMVDALEWYCENCDAPLYREEFKLDNIETDMPIIFDTYYSDKKKCTCDNCGEIMETPKKIK from the coding sequence ATGAATTTAGTACAGCCTTTAAATTTTAAAAAGTGGATTGATGAAAATCGTCATTTATTAAAACCACCAGTTGGTAACAAACAAGTTTGGGATAATGGTGAATATATAGTGATGGTTGTTGGTGGTCCAAATTCAAGAAAAGATTATCATTATAATGAAACTCCAGAATTTTTCTATCAAGTTGAAGGAGATATGATTTTAAAAATCATTGATGATAAAGGCGAACAAGTAGATGTAGAAATTAATGAAGGTGATATTTACTTGTTACCTGGAAAAGTACCACATTCGCCACAGAGAAAAGAAAATACTGTTGGTTTGGTGATAGAATATCCACGTTCGGAAGAAATGGTAGACGCTCTAGAATGGTATTGTGAAAATTGTGATGCGCCATTATATCGAGAAGAATTTAAACTTGATAATATTGAAACTGATATGCCAATCATATTTGATACTTATTATTCAGATAAAAAGAAATGTACGTGTGATAATTGTGGAGAAATAATGGAAACGCCTAAGAAAATTAAATAA
- a CDS encoding amidohydrolase family protein translates to MTRKLRINGHSHLLPYPEQIPQFMKEKEIFWVDDERKYMLQKGWKRPVTDSSFFLDEKLEWMERNRLDHAVVLNLSQLYGNGLRLEEMKKALRFQNDFNAKVQQDHPSKFTCGFVVHPGFIYGALYEMERCVEELGLKVLCLPTHFMDSIGQWRSVFDKENDRIFELADKYKLAIEIHPYDGDQMIKLENTNWRFHLIWMLAQCGDAYHFYTLNGMQERFPNIRTCFAHGGQLAQMNLGRRIQGFDGRPDLFEGKTHPRKAVGHPNIFFDTLVHDTDSLKLMIERQGSNQVLMGLDDPYPLGEMESDAQSSYPGKILDLAMDRNIIDQKQYDQIWEDNTLRWLFGDDEKAKKELISKILN, encoded by the coding sequence ATGACTAGAAAATTACGTATAAACGGACACTCACATTTGTTGCCTTATCCAGAACAGATTCCTCAATTTATGAAGGAAAAAGAAATCTTTTGGGTAGATGATGAACGTAAGTATATGTTGCAAAAAGGGTGGAAACGTCCTGTAACAGATTCTAGTTTTTTCTTAGATGAAAAGTTAGAGTGGATGGAAAGAAATCGTTTAGATCATGCGGTAGTTTTAAATTTGTCTCAATTATATGGAAATGGATTGCGTTTAGAGGAAATGAAAAAAGCCTTGCGTTTTCAAAATGATTTTAATGCAAAAGTTCAGCAAGATCATCCATCTAAATTCACTTGTGGATTTGTAGTGCATCCAGGTTTTATTTATGGTGCCTTGTATGAAATGGAGCGTTGTGTAGAAGAATTGGGCTTAAAAGTTTTGTGTTTGCCAACACATTTTATGGATTCAATTGGACAATGGCGTTCAGTTTTTGATAAAGAGAATGATCGAATTTTTGAATTGGCTGATAAATATAAATTAGCCATTGAAATTCATCCATATGATGGCGATCAAATGATAAAATTAGAAAACACTAATTGGCGTTTTCATTTAATTTGGATGTTAGCACAATGTGGAGATGCCTATCATTTTTATACGTTAAACGGAATGCAAGAGCGTTTTCCAAATATTAGAACTTGTTTTGCGCATGGTGGTCAGTTAGCACAAATGAACTTAGGAAGGCGTATTCAAGGTTTTGATGGGAGACCCGATTTATTTGAAGGGAAAACACATCCTAGAAAAGCAGTCGGACACCCAAATATCTTTTTCGACACTTTAGTGCATGATACAGATTCGTTAAAATTGATGATAGAACGTCAAGGATCTAATCAAGTTTTAATGGGTTTAGATGATCCATATCCACTTGGTGAAATGGAAAGTGACGCACAATCTTCATATCCAGGTAAGATTTTAGATTTAGCTATGGATAGAAATATTATTGATCAAAAACAGTATGACCAAATTTGGGAAGACAATACTTTACGTTGGTTGTTTGGAGATGATGAAAAAGCAAAAAAAGAACTGATTTCGAAAATTTTAAATTGA
- a CDS encoding DUF2306 domain-containing protein — MLLRKISYFIISFCAILIGLYPAIYFIVDRKFGLLASKSDLLLADILWNTMFYTHIILGGIALIIGWLQFNKKLRVKKIQLHRKIGKVYVVSCLLSGISGFYIALYATGGISPKLGFASMAIVWFFTTLFGFLAIKNGNIIKHQKLMIYSYAVCFSAVTLRIWLPILGNIFGGFLPAYRIVAWLSWIPNLFVAFLIIKYQFKLSK, encoded by the coding sequence ATGTTATTAAGAAAAATATCTTATTTTATAATTTCTTTTTGCGCAATATTAATTGGATTATATCCTGCTATATATTTTATTGTAGATAGAAAATTTGGATTGTTAGCAAGTAAATCTGACTTACTTTTAGCAGATATATTATGGAATACCATGTTTTACACTCATATAATTTTAGGTGGAATTGCATTAATAATTGGCTGGTTACAATTCAATAAAAAATTACGAGTAAAAAAAATACAACTACATAGAAAAATTGGTAAAGTATATGTAGTTTCTTGTTTATTAAGTGGAATCTCTGGATTCTATATCGCTTTATATGCAACAGGAGGAATAAGTCCAAAACTTGGTTTTGCTTCTATGGCTATTGTTTGGTTTTTCACAACATTATTTGGCTTTTTAGCAATTAAAAATGGCAATATAATTAAGCATCAAAAATTAATGATTTATAGTTATGCAGTATGTTTCTCTGCAGTAACACTAAGAATATGGTTACCAATTTTAGGAAATATCTTTGGTGGTTTTTTACCTGCATACAGAATTGTTGCATGGTTATCTTGGATACCTAATTTATTTGTTGCTTTTCTAATTATTAAATATCAATTTAAATTATCAAAATAA
- a CDS encoding DUF2141 domain-containing protein, producing MKKLILIALLIFNGIISIQAQEEETFNLSIEVKGIESNNGKIFLAIYDSEETFLKKASGIITDIKNKKATGVFKNLKKGTYAVSLFHDENNNKKMDTKIFGIPKEPYGFSNDATGFMGPPKFKDAKFNLEENKTIIININ from the coding sequence ATGAAAAAATTAATACTTATCGCACTTCTTATTTTTAATGGGATTATTTCAATCCAAGCTCAAGAAGAAGAAACTTTTAATTTATCAATTGAAGTAAAAGGAATAGAATCAAACAATGGTAAAATTTTTCTAGCCATTTACGATAGCGAAGAAACTTTTCTTAAGAAAGCATCTGGAATAATTACTGACATAAAAAATAAAAAAGCTACAGGTGTTTTTAAAAACTTAAAGAAAGGAACGTATGCGGTTTCATTATTTCACGATGAAAACAATAACAAAAAAATGGATACCAAGATTTTTGGAATACCTAAAGAACCTTATGGATTTTCTAATGATGCTACTGGTTTTATGGGCCCACCAAAATTTAAAGATGCCAAATTTAATTTAGAAGAAAACAAAACAATAATTATAAACATCAACTAA
- a CDS encoding TonB-dependent receptor: MKHILPLLLIILHFSAIAQNTISGKVTDKKGNPIIGANIYLDGTYDGTSTSDTGEFSFTTSEKGTQTIVVSFISFETYTKTDIISKLKNLKIILREDVNALDAVTINAGTFETGAKAKVTVLKPLDVVTTASALGDVFGAIQTLPGTSTVGEDGRLFIRGGDAEESQIFVDGIRVFTPYAPAARNIPTRGRFSPFLFKGISFSTGGYSAEYGQALSGVLLLNTIDEPVEEKTDLSFMTLGLGVGNTQIWGKNSFSVNTSYINLAPYQKAFPDRNTWKKPVQALSGEMIYRHKFQNESLLKVYGAFSYTNFDLIQDDINFVDGFRFGLDNRNLYFNSSYKNKFGDNWKFETGLSFTNDYSNINIIDDLVTDNENSMHFKLKLKKQFSNRFKISFGSEYFITKFDETYTSNTVGKFDYGFNNNIFASFAETDIFFSKNLATKIGVRAEHSELLNEFTISPRASISFKSSKSSQFSLAYGQFYQNPKNEYLKFNQDFKAENTSHLIANFQSVKQGQIFRIEGYYKNYKDLVKFDTQIANFNANYNNNGSGFAKGFDIFWRQNRKIKNTDYWVSYSFLETERDYRNYPTTARPSFASKHNLSVVAKHWIEDWKSQFGMSYNFASGRNYTNPNEPGFLNNQTKNYNSVSLNWAYLISQQKILYFSVNNVFGTQNVFGYNYKNTPNMNGNFERQAIIPNTDSFFFVGLFWTISDNKKDNQLNNL, translated from the coding sequence ATGAAACACATACTACCACTTCTTTTAATTATTTTACATTTTTCAGCAATTGCTCAAAACACAATTTCAGGAAAAGTAACCGACAAAAAAGGGAATCCGATTATAGGCGCTAATATATATTTAGATGGAACTTATGATGGAACCTCAACTTCAGATACAGGTGAATTTAGTTTTACAACATCAGAAAAAGGAACACAAACAATTGTTGTCTCTTTTATATCTTTTGAAACCTATACTAAAACCGATATCATTTCTAAATTAAAAAACCTAAAAATTATCCTAAGAGAAGATGTAAATGCTTTAGATGCTGTAACAATTAATGCTGGTACATTTGAAACTGGCGCAAAAGCTAAAGTCACGGTTTTAAAACCTTTAGATGTTGTAACAACTGCAAGTGCTCTTGGCGATGTTTTTGGCGCTATACAAACACTTCCTGGAACTTCTACTGTAGGTGAAGATGGACGATTATTTATAAGAGGAGGTGATGCTGAAGAATCACAAATTTTTGTTGACGGAATTAGAGTATTTACACCTTATGCACCTGCTGCAAGAAATATTCCAACACGTGGTCGATTTTCTCCATTTTTATTTAAAGGAATTTCATTTTCTACAGGTGGATATTCTGCAGAATATGGACAAGCATTGTCTGGTGTTTTATTATTAAATACAATTGATGAACCTGTTGAAGAAAAAACAGATTTATCCTTTATGACATTAGGATTAGGAGTCGGAAATACACAAATATGGGGAAAAAATTCATTTAGTGTAAATACATCTTATATTAATCTCGCACCCTATCAAAAAGCTTTTCCAGATAGAAATACTTGGAAAAAACCTGTACAAGCTTTAAGTGGAGAAATGATTTATAGACATAAATTTCAGAATGAATCTTTACTTAAAGTTTATGGTGCATTTAGCTATACAAATTTCGATTTAATACAAGATGACATTAATTTTGTGGATGGTTTTAGATTCGGTTTAGATAACAGAAATCTATATTTTAATAGTTCATATAAAAATAAATTTGGAGATAATTGGAAATTTGAAACTGGTTTAAGTTTTACAAATGATTATTCTAATATCAATATTATTGATGATCTAGTAACTGACAATGAAAACTCAATGCATTTTAAACTAAAGCTAAAAAAACAGTTTTCAAACAGATTTAAAATTAGTTTTGGTTCAGAGTATTTTATTACAAAATTCGATGAAACGTATACTTCTAACACTGTTGGAAAATTTGATTATGGTTTTAATAATAATATTTTTGCTTCATTTGCAGAAACAGATATTTTCTTTTCAAAAAATCTAGCAACAAAAATTGGTGTTAGAGCAGAACATTCTGAATTATTGAATGAATTTACAATTTCACCTAGAGCATCAATATCATTTAAGTCAAGTAAAAGTTCTCAATTCTCGTTGGCTTACGGTCAGTTTTATCAAAACCCTAAAAATGAATATTTAAAATTTAATCAAGATTTTAAAGCTGAAAACACTTCTCATTTAATTGCTAATTTTCAATCGGTAAAACAAGGGCAAATTTTTAGAATAGAAGGTTATTACAAGAACTATAAAGATTTAGTAAAATTCGATACACAAATAGCAAATTTTAATGCAAACTATAACAATAACGGAAGTGGTTTTGCAAAAGGGTTTGATATTTTCTGGAGACAAAATCGTAAAATTAAAAACACAGATTATTGGGTTTCTTACTCATTTTTAGAAACAGAAAGAGATTATAGAAATTATCCTACTACTGCTAGACCAAGTTTTGCGTCAAAACACAATTTATCTGTTGTTGCTAAACATTGGATTGAAGACTGGAAAAGTCAATTTGGAATGTCATATAATTTTGCTTCAGGAAGAAATTACACCAATCCAAACGAACCTGGCTTCTTAAACAATCAAACCAAAAATTATAACTCAGTCAGTTTAAATTGGGCATATTTAATTAGTCAGCAAAAGATTTTATATTTCTCTGTAAATAATGTGTTTGGAACTCAAAATGTATTTGGATACAACTACAAAAACACTCCAAACATGAATGGGAATTTCGAAAGACAAGCAATTATACCAAATACAGACAGCTTCTTTTTTGTTGGCTTATTCTGGACGATTAGCGATAATAAAAAAGACAATCAATTAAATAATTTATAA
- a CDS encoding GyrI-like domain-containing protein, with translation MKHEWRKKEKQVYIPKTKPEIIEIPEYNYLTISGKGNPNNPEFSAYIRALYPICYGIKMGLKKNPVLKDYYDYTVYPLEGVWDISDEAKKTYTENTKLNKNDLVFTLMIRQPNFVTENYALKAIEKVKLKKTNLLFDKVKFKKITEGKCIQMLHIGSYDNEPASFKIMEEFAKSEGLERDSKVHKEIYLSDFRKVAPEKLKTVLRFKLR, from the coding sequence ATGAAACACGAGTGGAGAAAAAAGGAAAAACAAGTTTACATTCCTAAAACTAAACCAGAAATTATAGAAATTCCTGAATATAATTATTTAACAATATCTGGAAAAGGAAATCCCAATAATCCAGAATTTTCAGCATATATTAGAGCATTATATCCTATTTGTTATGGTATCAAAATGGGCTTAAAAAAGAATCCTGTTTTAAAAGATTATTACGATTACACTGTCTATCCTTTAGAAGGAGTTTGGGATATTTCTGATGAAGCAAAAAAAACATACACAGAAAACACAAAGTTGAATAAAAACGATTTGGTTTTTACATTAATGATAAGACAACCTAATTTTGTTACAGAAAATTACGCATTAAAAGCTATTGAAAAAGTAAAACTAAAGAAAACAAACCTATTGTTTGATAAAGTTAAATTCAAGAAAATTACGGAAGGAAAATGTATTCAAATGCTTCATATTGGCTCTTATGATAATGAACCTGCTTCTTTTAAAATCATGGAAGAATTTGCAAAAAGTGAAGGTCTAGAAAGAGATTCTAAAGTTCATAAAGAAATATACTTATCAGATTTTAGAAAAGTTGCTCCAGAAAAATTAAAAACAGTTTTAAGGTTCAAGTTAAGATAG
- a CDS encoding GyrI-like domain-containing protein, producing the protein MKSSKITNQIVTRISNSIVFIEDNLDKKLDLYEVSKKAFFSPYHFHRLFSAVTGETVNNFIVRKRIEKAASFLLHQKEKTVTEISEEVGFSSISSFSKAFKKFYGISPVNFKKESPEKYSKICKTESKNGIIQTTFEQYICNINNALNWLQMNAKTEIKKIPRLDLAYISHKGKIEAIGSVYGRLVKWATPKGLINEQTRMVTIYHDSPKITDPNNLRMSACIVLNDPIDFDEQVNLKVLTPTKCIVSRLEIKPFQFQQAWESSFAWMIENGYKKSEVDPFEIYYNNAAEHPENKFIVDLCIPVL; encoded by the coding sequence ATGAAATCTTCTAAAATAACAAATCAAATAGTTACAAGAATATCAAACTCAATAGTTTTTATTGAAGATAATCTAGATAAAAAACTAGATTTATATGAAGTTTCTAAAAAAGCTTTTTTTTCTCCCTATCATTTTCATCGTCTTTTTTCTGCTGTAACAGGAGAAACTGTAAATAATTTTATAGTAAGAAAGCGAATTGAAAAAGCAGCATCGTTTTTATTACATCAGAAAGAAAAAACTGTTACAGAAATTTCTGAAGAAGTTGGTTTTTCTAGTATTTCTTCATTTTCTAAAGCTTTTAAAAAATTTTATGGAATATCTCCTGTAAATTTCAAAAAAGAAAGCCCAGAAAAATATAGCAAGATTTGCAAAACTGAAAGCAAGAATGGAATAATACAAACCACTTTTGAGCAATATATTTGTAATATAAACAACGCTTTAAATTGGTTACAGATGAATGCAAAAACAGAAATTAAAAAAATTCCTAGATTAGATTTAGCTTATATTTCTCATAAAGGAAAAATTGAAGCAATTGGAAGTGTGTATGGTAGGTTAGTAAAATGGGCAACTCCAAAAGGTTTGATCAATGAGCAAACAAGAATGGTAACTATTTATCATGATAGCCCCAAAATTACAGATCCTAATAATTTAAGAATGAGCGCTTGCATTGTTTTAAATGATCCTATTGATTTTGACGAACAAGTAAATTTAAAAGTATTAACTCCAACAAAATGTATTGTTTCTAGATTAGAGATTAAGCCTTTTCAATTTCAACAAGCTTGGGAGTCTAGCTTTGCATGGATGATAGAAAATGGTTACAAAAAATCTGAAGTTGATCCTTTTGAAATTTATTACAATAACGCTGCAGAGCATCCAGAGAACAAATTTATTGTAGATCTATGTATTCCAGTTCTTTAA
- a CDS encoding NAD(P)/FAD-dependent oxidoreductase has protein sequence MNIPQTSFPRVVIIGGGFAGLAAAKGLEKQELQVVLIDKHNYHTFQPLLYQVATGGLEPDSIAFPLRKRFNDVDNFYFRLAEVLKINANKNSIETSIGDLEFDKLIIATGSTTNFFGNTNIQKYAMEMKSIPQSLNIRSLILENFEEALLTSNLEERNALMNFIIVGGGPTGVELAGALAEMKKGILPKDYPDLDIRLMKINLIQSSGEILKGMSNKASKKAEDFLIDLGVDVWKNLRVLDYNGTTVTTNGEDHFKSATVIWAAGVKGQTINGLETECIIERAARIKVDEFNQIEQYENVYAIGDVACMSSKKTPKGHPMMAQPAIQQGKLLAKNILAKINQKKMKPFEYNDKGSMATIGRNKAVVDLPKWKFQGIFAWFVWMFVHLFSLIGFRNKAIVFLNWVYNYIRFDRETRLIIRPYKKNKKIRLKNKM, from the coding sequence ATGAATATTCCACAAACTAGCTTTCCAAGAGTTGTGATCATTGGAGGTGGATTTGCAGGTTTAGCTGCTGCAAAAGGTCTTGAAAAGCAAGAATTACAAGTTGTTTTAATAGACAAACATAACTATCATACATTTCAACCTTTATTATACCAAGTTGCCACTGGCGGATTAGAACCAGACTCAATTGCTTTTCCATTAAGAAAACGCTTTAACGATGTAGATAATTTCTATTTTAGATTAGCAGAAGTTCTAAAAATTAATGCAAACAAAAATAGCATTGAAACTTCTATAGGCGATTTAGAATTCGATAAATTAATTATTGCTACAGGCTCTACTACAAACTTTTTTGGAAATACTAATATCCAGAAATATGCAATGGAAATGAAATCAATTCCGCAATCTTTAAATATTAGAAGTCTTATTTTAGAAAATTTTGAGGAAGCTTTATTAACCTCAAATCTAGAAGAAAGAAATGCTTTAATGAATTTTATTATTGTAGGTGGTGGGCCAACTGGTGTTGAATTAGCAGGTGCTTTGGCAGAAATGAAAAAAGGGATTTTACCAAAAGATTATCCTGATTTAGACATCAGGTTAATGAAAATAAACTTGATTCAAAGTTCTGGAGAAATATTAAAAGGTATGAGCAATAAAGCTTCTAAAAAAGCAGAAGATTTTTTAATTGATTTAGGTGTTGATGTTTGGAAAAATTTACGTGTTTTAGATTATAATGGAACAACGGTTACTACAAACGGAGAAGATCATTTTAAATCTGCAACTGTAATTTGGGCCGCTGGTGTAAAAGGGCAAACAATTAACGGATTAGAAACTGAGTGTATTATTGAAAGAGCAGCAAGAATAAAAGTTGACGAATTCAATCAAATAGAGCAATATGAAAATGTGTACGCCATTGGTGATGTTGCTTGTATGAGTTCTAAGAAAACTCCAAAAGGACATCCTATGATGGCGCAACCCGCTATTCAACAAGGAAAATTATTAGCAAAAAATATTTTAGCTAAAATCAATCAAAAGAAAATGAAACCTTTTGAATATAATGATAAAGGTTCTATGGCAACAATTGGTAGAAATAAAGCTGTTGTAGATTTACCTAAATGGAAGTTTCAAGGAATTTTTGCTTGGTTTGTTTGGATGTTTGTACACCTATTTTCTTTAATTGGTTTTAGAAATAAGGCAATTGTTTTTCTAAATTGGGTCTATAATTATATTCGTTTTGACAGAGAAACTAGATTGATTATTAGACCTTATAAGAAAAATAAAAAAATTCGTCTTAAAAATAAAATGTAG
- the dnaK gene encoding molecular chaperone DnaK: MSKIIGIDLGTTNSCVSVMEGNEPVVIPNAEGKRTTPSVVAFVEGGERKIGDPAKRQAVTNPTKTVYSIKRFMGNKFSESSKEAKRVPYKVVKGDNDTPRVDIDGRLYTPQEISAMVLQKMKKTAEDYLGTDVSEAVITVPAYFNDAQRQATKEAGEIAGLKVKRIINEPTAAALAYGLDKASEDKKIVVFDFGGGTHDVSILELGDGVFEVLATDGDTHLGGDDVDEKLINWLADEFNAEEGMDLRKDPMSLQRLKEAAEKAKIELSSTTSTEINLPYITATASGPKHLVRTMTRAKFEQLIDDLVKRTIEPCATALKNADLSISDIDEVVLVGGSTRIPAVQEAVEKFFKKAPSKGVNPDEVVALGAAIQGGVLSGDVKDVLLLDVTPLSLGIETMGNVFTKLIDANTTIPTKKSQVFSTAVDNQPSVDIHVLQGERAMAADNKTIGRFQLTDIPPAQRGVPQIEVTFDIDANGIINVSASDKATGKSQDIKIEASSGLSEEDIAQMKADAEANAEADSKAKETAEKINGADGMIFQTEKQLKEFGEKLSDEKKGPIEAALVELKAAHESKDLAQIDAAMEKINEAWKVASEEMYAAQGAAGADAGAQQGEPQTEDAQGDNVEDVDFEEVK; this comes from the coding sequence ATGAGTAAAATTATTGGAATTGATTTAGGTACCACCAACTCTTGTGTCTCTGTAATGGAAGGAAACGAGCCAGTGGTAATCCCTAATGCCGAAGGAAAAAGAACTACACCTTCTGTAGTAGCATTTGTAGAAGGTGGAGAGCGTAAAATTGGTGATCCAGCAAAAAGACAAGCCGTTACCAATCCAACAAAAACAGTATATTCTATAAAACGTTTTATGGGGAATAAATTTTCTGAGTCTTCTAAAGAAGCAAAGAGAGTTCCTTATAAAGTAGTTAAAGGAGATAATGATACACCACGTGTAGATATTGATGGTCGTTTATATACACCACAAGAAATTTCTGCTATGGTGTTACAGAAAATGAAAAAAACTGCCGAAGACTATTTAGGAACTGATGTTTCTGAAGCGGTTATTACGGTACCAGCATATTTTAACGATGCACAAAGACAAGCTACAAAAGAAGCAGGTGAAATTGCAGGATTAAAAGTTAAAAGAATAATAAACGAGCCTACTGCCGCAGCTTTAGCGTACGGTTTAGACAAGGCTAGTGAAGATAAGAAAATTGTTGTTTTTGATTTTGGTGGAGGAACACATGATGTTTCTATCTTAGAATTAGGAGATGGTGTTTTTGAAGTTTTAGCAACAGATGGAGATACGCATTTAGGTGGTGATGATGTTGATGAAAAATTAATCAACTGGTTAGCAGATGAGTTTAATGCAGAAGAAGGAATGGATTTACGTAAAGACCCAATGTCTTTACAACGTTTAAAAGAAGCTGCAGAAAAAGCGAAGATTGAATTATCTAGCACAACTTCTACAGAAATAAACTTACCATATATTACAGCTACTGCTAGTGGCCCAAAACACTTGGTAAGAACAATGACTAGAGCTAAATTTGAGCAATTAATTGACGATTTAGTAAAAAGAACAATAGAGCCTTGTGCTACTGCATTAAAAAATGCTGATTTATCAATATCTGATATTGATGAAGTTGTTTTAGTTGGTGGTTCTACAAGAATCCCTGCTGTACAAGAAGCTGTTGAAAAATTCTTTAAAAAAGCACCAAGTAAAGGTGTAAATCCTGATGAAGTTGTTGCTTTAGGAGCTGCAATTCAAGGTGGAGTATTATCTGGTGATGTAAAAGATGTATTGTTATTAGACGTTACTCCTTTATCATTAGGTATTGAAACTATGGGGAATGTTTTCACAAAATTAATTGATGCAAACACAACCATTCCAACAAAGAAATCGCAAGTATTTTCTACAGCAGTAGACAATCAACCTTCTGTAGACATTCATGTATTACAAGGAGAAAGAGCCATGGCTGCGGATAACAAAACAATTGGTCGTTTCCAATTAACAGATATTCCACCAGCACAAAGAGGAGTACCTCAAATTGAAGTAACTTTTGATATTGATGCAAACGGAATAATCAATGTTTCTGCTTCTGATAAAGCAACTGGAAAATCTCAAGACATTAAAATTGAGGCTTCTTCTGGATTATCTGAAGAAGACATCGCACAAATGAAAGCAGATGCAGAAGCAAACGCTGAAGCTGATAGTAAAGCAAAAGAAACTGCAGAAAAAATTAATGGCGCTGATGGAATGATTTTCCAAACAGAAAAGCAATTAAAAGAATTTGGAGAGAAATTATCTGATGAGAAAAAAGGACCAATCGAAGCTGCTTTAGTTGAATTAAAAGCTGCTCATGAATCTAAAGATCTTGCACAAATTGATGCTGCAATGGAAAAGATAAATGAAGCTTGGAAAGTTGCCTCAGAAGAAATGTATGCTGCACAAGGTGCTGCAGGTGCAGATGCTGGAGCTCAACAAGGAGAACCTCAAACAGAAGATGCGCAAGGTGACAATGTTGAAGATGTAGACTTCGAAGAAGTTAAATAA
- a CDS encoding DUF2853 family protein — protein sequence MSKFDEKVALYKKFMDDRDLRSNTELLAAVTKGLGPSIYKADAETVSGSDPKELATVKNNYLIKKLGLKDSKELDAGIEEVMDRIGKSERKKYRAVVYYMLMKKFDKESVYGF from the coding sequence ATGAGTAAATTTGACGAAAAAGTAGCTTTGTATAAAAAATTTATGGACGATAGAGATCTACGTTCAAACACAGAATTATTAGCAGCTGTAACAAAAGGTTTAGGCCCATCTATTTATAAAGCAGATGCAGAGACTGTTTCTGGTTCTGATCCGAAAGAATTAGCAACTGTTAAAAATAATTACTTAATTAAAAAATTAGGGTTAAAGGATAGCAAAGAATTAGACGCTGGTATTGAAGAAGTAATGGATAGAATTGGAAAGTCTGAAAGAAAAAAATATAGAGCTGTAGTGTACTACATGTTAATGAAAAAATTCGATAAAGAATCTGTTTACGGATTCTAA